The Ooceraea biroi isolate clonal line C1 chromosome 7, Obir_v5.4, whole genome shotgun sequence genomic sequence CTCGCATTTCGTATGCTTTTAAAACTCACTATACTAAATAATGCGACAAAAGAATGCATTgacattttgaatatattccTCTTAAATCTCTCTCACGAAAGGTTTGGATATATGGAGATATCTGGTGCTCCGTGTGGCTAGCGGTTGACGTTTGGATGTGCACGGCatcaatattgaatttatgCGCCATCAGCTTGGATAGGTACTTGGCCGTGACCAGGCCAGTCAGTTATCCTCAGGCAAGTACTAGTTATGAAACTGATTATCTCGAGATCTAACGCGTACATTACGCATCAATCGATCTGATCATCCAGCGCGACACatttgtacaataataaaaattgcgtaataattatgacGACAAAAAGATGCACGCGCGTTTTCTCTGATAGTAAaactttcttttctatttccaTAAATCCAGATTATGTCGACGACGAGGGCCAGAGTGTTGATAGCCTGCGTTTGGGTTTTCAGTTTCGTGATTTGCCTTCCACCTCTGGTGGGCTTGAGAGACAAACGGGTATGTAGGAAACGTGGCTAATTCACCTTCGTGTTGTCGCACGTCGTTTCGGGGTGATTTTCAATCGTTGTCCGACTGTCGCCAGATCGTTTTTACGCACGTTTAATCGCTTCCTCTGTTTCGTAGTCACATCCCACGTACAACATGACGTTTCCTCTATATAGCCCGTCCAACACCACCACTATACTCGTGCCGATAAAGCCGTGCCCATGGATCTGCGAATTGACCAACGACACCGGCTACGTCATTTACAGGTAGCTATCAtaccagagagaaagaaaaccaATTTAACGTACATTGCGCGCGCGTGATAGTAAGTCAAGATACGGAATTAAAAACGGCTGTTTCCGTTTCTAAGCGTTGCATGACTTTTTTCTATTGATATCTATATGCATTCccaaaaattgatttatttgaattgtttatatatattatacttacgAGTATGCATAAGTAGTGAGTACCTGagtataaaagttttaacaCATCAATGTTGCACACGCgttaaaaaattggaaaatttatattgcatgtgcgatataaattttatatcgaaataacgatataaaattaaaatgaggccgatattaatgcattaattttgaagaaaaacaAGCACAgaagtatattaaattattatatttacaagatgaaaatatgtcaaaatttttcagttatttctcatttttatgatacattctattttctctccgaaaatataatttctaatttgatTGGATATAACAACATTCAGTTTAAATACGTAACGAGGAATGTCCTAATCGGATTCCGTCCCAGGCTGCAGGCAGATCAGGCCACGCTAGCAATAGCTGTTTCTACTTCTACGTCGTTATCGTATTAGCGCGTGCTTCAATCAAGACggtcatatatatatgcgcCGTTCGTTGTTGCAGTCAATAAgttaataaatcgttaatgtACTCGAGCGTGAGCCCACATCGATACACATGCTCGATCGGACCGTCTCGCTCGTTTATTAAAGCCGGTTGCCGAATTCACGTTTGCGGTACTTCACGTTCGGACGTAACGTGCAAAAACGATACGATAATCGATCAGGAAACCGATGATTACCAGTATATGACGAGAAATCGCGATCGCACGCGTTTGTTGCAGCGCCCTAGGCTCCTTCTACATACCGATGCTGGTGATgctgtttttttattggcGGATATACAACGCCGCGGTTTCCACTACGAGGGCCATCAATCAAGGTTTTCGGACAACAAAGGCTTCGAAAATGCTCGGCACCAGGTAAGCCTCGCggtttattttactttacgaAGTCTTCGTCTGTTGATCAATTGTCGATCGATGGCGAATCTAGCTTTCATGATTCTGTGTAATCGaactttattattcatttgcGTTTTTGCTTTCGTGCGAATCACGTGGAccattaattatctttttcctACAAGAAATCTGTATTTATGCATCTTATCGATGACTAATTATATAGATAGAATTAGATAGAAAATcgatagaaaattttttatacgattgtgccttattaactttttctttacacgctgcaaaatttcttatgtttattacgttattctgtaattgaaataatatttctcgaCGTTGTATTCTCTCATCAGTCATTTCGTTCGTAAGCTTACATCATTGAATCATCTTTTTGCGGAAGAAGAAGCCTCTTTATGCAAGAGCTTCGTTATGCCACCGACATAATAGAACGCCTACATAGAAGTGCGAGTTAATTCTTCCTTCTGTGCAGGTTCGACCAACAAAGACTGACTTTAAGAATACACCGTGGCCGCGGTAGCGACCATAACGGCAGTAACAATGGCAACTCGAGGAGCCCAGAATCGAGCAGCCGCAGCTCCGTCAAACGGGAGAAGATCAAAATCTCGGTCTCTTACCCGAGCACCGAGACGCTCAACACCAAGTGCAACACCCTTGAGAGAACGCCGTCGAGATGCTCGCAAATCTCGGTCCATTACAGCAATGGGCAAACGCAGACGCAGCTTTGTCCGACCTCGCGAAACACTCACCTCAAGGTAAATTAGATCTTGACAAGCTTCGACTCTCCCTAAATGAGCGCGTCATTAACGTCGTTCTTTTATCTCtgctttacaaaaattaattattttgctttGCAAACATAATGGAATCGTTTTTATCGCGGAACTGCAATTGCGATACGCTTAACACGCGCTTCTTTACCATTCctggaaaatatttcatagaaatttacaaaagatttctatttttctgcTACCACATAATTGCATGCGATCCCACTGTGATTGTTCAAACAGTTTTCACTGTTCGAAAAAAAATGTGGGCATGGTGAGCCGGTCGTGTGCAAATTTCATGTTCTCGGTTAGCAATACTCCTGTCGGCGCGATTTCGAGTGTACGTACGAGTGTACGCATCCGTTGTTTATTGACGATTAATCGTTATCGGCATTTTACAAAACGAAACAAATCAAGGGTCAGTTTTTTTCGTTCAATAAAGCCGAGGTACTCGTTCGATCGGACGGGGCCATTGGGCCATATAAATGTGctagttttcctttttctctcatcTCTGTTTTATTTCACCAGAGAATACCCGAGCTTTTATTTGCCGTTTTAAATCGTCGGTCGTGATTATTCTCTCACATGGTGAGGTCATACGCGCGGATTTGCAAGCGGACAAAAGCGGAATGTGTGGATGGATACGTATCCGTTTTGCTGAGGGTTTTTATGTTCGTCATAATCGCCGATGTTGATAAATACGCGGGGAAGAAGTGCATCTTATGTTACTTCCACTGTAACAAGTATGCAAGTCTTAAAAGaacattatgttttatttacgATTAGTTTatgtgatttaaaaaaattgccaTTTTTACAAACATATTGTCGGAGCTGCCTAAAATAAATCTGCGAATGATAATCAAAATGATGCGTTTGCATCTAAGTGTGACTAATTAAACTTTTGCACAAGATTTGCAGagtaaattgcaatttatagCGGAATTTCGTTTCGTGTGTCGCGTTTTGTTGAGGTTTTGCAATTTCTAGATCTCTGATGATCTGAATATGAGGGCGATGCTGATCGAAGTACGCGTCTGTTGACGATAGTAATTCAGGCATTGCTCAGATCGTGAAGGAATGGCTGTTTTACGACGGCCGTAAATTCCGCGCGAAAGTGAATTCGTATTTTATAGCCGTGTGCATAATGTGTCTGTACCGGCATCATAAAGACGGACTTGTTAAATTTTCCGCCAGGTCGGTGGAGTCAATAGGGTGGGCAGCAGCAAGAGACCGAGCAGACGGAGCAGCTGCGAGAGTCAGGTGACCGGTGACGAGTTGTCCTTGCGCGAGATGACGCCGAGCAGCGAGGAGAAACCGCGGGTGATGAAGCTGGGCAAGAGGAACATAAAGGCCCAAGTGCGTCTGTTATGCCGGCTCGTTTGCGCTTTTCACGCTTCGACTATCAGACCCGCTTTTCCAATGTAGTAAAACCGAAACAGGCCGTATTCGATCAGTGTTTGCGACTTGGCAAACATAAATCTTATACAGTAATGCTCGAAACACTGGAAAAATTCGATTCTTATTCGAGCCAATGCTAAGATAATCCTGATATCAGTTTCACTTGTTGGAACTCTGAATCGCATGcgttaatatttagaataatataaacaaaatgtaaaacatttaacATAATTCATTTTTCTTGTACTTTATTGGTCAATGCATGAAAGAAAATCATGTGCAGGCCAAGAGATTCCGCATGGAGACCAAGGCGGCGAAGACTCTGGGCATCATCGTCGGCGGTTTCATCGTGTGCTGGCTGCCCTTCTTTAGCATGTACCTGCTGCGCGCGTTCTTCCCGAACAGCATCCATCCGACCGTCTTTAGCGTTCTTTTCTGGCTAGGATATTTCAATTCCGCGATAAACCCTTGCATCTACGCGCTCTTCAGCAAAGACTTCCGCTTCGCGTTCAAGAGGATCATCTGTTGCAAGTGCTGCATGCAACGCGCCAACACGCTGCGACGTGGCAGTGACGGCAGTCAGTTGGCAATGAGGTAAGTGCAATATATCACTTTTACTGCGGTAGAAAACGAcactgcaatttatttttacgcaaTCACGTTTCTCGCGCAACATAAAACAAGACGTTTGGAAACCTTCCTGCACtttaaatatcgaaataattatattatagttataatttgttaactataatatataactatacagggtgaggcacctaaaacaggccacctgaatatctcggctgttattggtgatagaaaaaaatgtgtcagaacAAACTTGCATgatttcgagggacacataatttgttctaaataattttttattaggtggacgcgtagaggtcatatgaaggtcaacttcgtttttttaaatggtatatgtttttttacgtaccaactaagtagagcgtttgaagatgcgcacattgatctacgggtcaaaatcattcaaggtcactgaaggctaaaatttctaagtgctagaactttttcatttctgagtttacggtattttcaatagcagagaactctaggcaatataaagtaaattattttctcttgaagttggccttcagtgaccttgaatgattttgatccgtagatcaatgtgcgcatcttcaaacgctctactagatggtacgtaaaaaaacatatcataccatttaaaaaaacgaagttaaccttcatatgacctctacgcgtccacctaataaaaaaactatttagaacaaattatgtgtccctcgaaaccatgcaagtttggtctgacacatttttttctatcaccaataacagccgagatattcaggtggcctgttttaggtgcctcaccctgtatattaactatagatatatgcataaaatatGTGTACGTACGTCAACTCCGCGGTTTGGAATCTTTACTAGATCGCGTTATACGTGAAAAGTTATGTTTCCCATAAATTTTGTGGGCTCTAATCTGATTAGCTCCAGATATCGTGCTTTCTTTATCACGTCGATTCATGCTGGGTTCGCAATGCTTCCTTATTATTTCACGGGACTCGACGGTTCTGTTCCATAGGAACGAGCGAAGTCCGAGCTACTCGATCCGCGTGGCTCAACAGGGCACCTCCATCGACGACTCCGATCCGGATCCATCGTCGGAGCCGACCCATTCGCAGAGCGAGTCCAGATGATTGTAGCGGCGCGTCCGAGCCGGCGTGCAGCGTGTCACTTTTAATCCCCGTTCTTCCAAGGCGAGGATTTTCTCCTTCTGATGACGGCGGTGCTTTGAGACGTGCCTCGCGtcgagcgacgacgacgacgacgacgatgagccGTGGTCCTCCGACACTTGGCATGCCAATCCGTGTTTCACCATTCTGCCAGACTGACACCGCATCAGCATTCCACGCTGTGTAAATTGCACTTTTGCTGAGCGGCTGGAAACACCCTCGTGCTCTTCCGATCCGTCTCTCGCACGCCGTTCTTAAACGTTCCTCGCGCCTCCCTAACGCCGCAAATACGCAAAATCATCGGCTGGGCGAACCAGTTGACTCGTCCGGTATTTCTCGCTGAAGGAACAAACCGGACACTTGGCTTGTCTACCGTTATGCATTGCATCCCGCCTCGATGGTGGGTTTATCGCGCGGGCAGTAAAGAGGCGAGCCAAGTGATCTGCTGGGTGAGGCGAGCACATAATTCGTTGTTCGACTTGACTGCTCGATAAATCGCGTAATCTTACGGTACCGAGTTTACGCGAAGCCATCAAGGCGGGGTGAGTAAAGTGGCGGATTGCATCCCCTCGCTTCTCGTCAATTATTGTTGAAGAGAACGTAAGCAGGTAAATTTGGTTCGCCTTTACGCTTTAATTGTGGCGAGATCAACGGGGAACGGAGCGTCAGAGGGAGCATCGCGATGCGCGTCCTCTCGAAATTGGATTTAATCGCGTCGGGCTCGGAACGCGGCGCCTCATCTGCGACTCTTGTAAAGCGCAAAGGAAAGAAGGTGAACCGTGGCTTCCGTGTGCGGCACTTTGCCAATTTTCTCCTCCGGCTACATTGAGAGCTTAAAACGATCTGTTTTTCGTAAGTAGTCCACCCTTTCCGCGAGTGATCACGGTGAACACACTAAGTCAATCATCTCACACATTTAATGTTACGTGTATCTCACGCGCGGATTGCCGGAAAGTGACCAGTCGTTTACCAAATTATGATCTGACCGAACAATGAATTCAATCGATGCGCCTCTTCCGCCATTCCGTGGCAAATTACGAGATCTTCGCGAGAAATTATCcaatttcttttcttgcacacaaagaattattttatatttacatatatattacgtataattgttacttattattttattttagtattttatagCAGCATATATAATTCATTTGATCCAACGTGTTTTGtaaataaactaaattaaaaaacggCTTTTGATCTTTGCACCCTTTCGATTTCAAGCGCGAGCAATCGATTGATCATCTTCGGTCATTTCTGGTTATCCGCGATACCACCTATATGCTATAGCACAACGCAATACATTCGTCCTATGCGTCGCTATTGGAGACCCGGTGCTGAAATACAGGAAATGATTGCAAATCATTCCCGGGACGAGCGAGTCATTCTCcgagaaagtaaaaaattagtTGGGCTGCACTCGCGATCACAGATGCGCGCTCGATCGCGAGGTACGAGCATTCGGGAGGCACAGATGTGTAACGAGCGACACAAACCTCCTATGTACATATCGATATATATGTGTACTACTCGATAATACGCTAAGTATGTCGTTATCCTCTATATAGAACCGACGTTCGCGCGCCCATGTAAATCGGCGTTTCCTCTTTCACCCCCagtctccctttttctctcgctctttctcctctctatcttccttctttcctcGTTCTTGAACGATTCTCCGGGATAACAGCCGGGATAACAGTGCAAGTTTGCGACTCTTCGATGGCGTTATAATTTCTAcgtttttttacataatctCGCGTAAACTTGATAATGTATGATAAAACATTGTGTCACGTCGTTGTTGCCGCGCGTACGATGTATAACATATTGCATTGTACAATAAAACAATACGCGCGGATATTGTTCAAGCAACGCTCGCGCTAAGCGATTCGGCCTCTCAGGATATATCTCTGCTTGCAGGATTTTTCGATCCACCCTCGCTGATGGATCCAACGTCTTAGCAACGCGACTGTAATCCGACGACGAGATGACCGATCGACTTCGAAATGCGTGGTTCGTGTATTATGTGATATATCGTataaatacgtaaaaaaacgGATGGAAATAAATATGTGAATATGCGTAAACGGACCTGTGGTCTTTTGCAACCTACAGTGACAAGCTGGATGGTGGAATACGTTTGTTCCAAGGTATGTATTACGAGCAGTACCACAAATGATttagagagaagagagagcaaAATTTtctactatattattattacataaatgttattttccaatataagcatttaaaacgtaaaaatgacTCAAAAGTTATACAATTAATGCGATTGCAATATCAAAAGACgcagtatatattttatttagattctatttaattatgaaaatttcacTTGTCGGTActaaatcttaattaattttggttACTAGTAATGAAGTTCTCGTGCTATAAAATAGCGacacgtgtatgtgtatattcGTACTTTAATGGTGAAACACTTTGACTCGATAATTCTGGTCCCGTCTCGTTCACTGGTTCTCCCGGGACCCTATTTCACGTCCGTACAATTCGATCTGAATCTCCTCGACGCTCTTGCCTTTCGTCTCCGGCACCATAAACGACACGAACACAGTGCCGATTAAACTTATCAAGCCGAATGTAGCAAATGACGAGGAGATTCCCATGAGATCCACCATGTCCTGGAAGCATTTCGTCACCAGGAAAGCCAGCGTCCAATTGCATATCGCAGTAGCAGAGCTCGCCGCGCTTTTCACGTTGTTCATGAAGAGCTCGCCAACCATTATCCACGGTATCGGACCGAAACCAATACTGAAAATCACGATAAATATCGCGAACGAGAGCAGAGGGATCCAGGAGACTTCCGAGAGGTCGTGCGAATTCTGAAACAATCACGGAAGCTTTGTTAGGTGAAATCTTTCAGTGtggaaaaacggaaaaatagataaattatacaattatatagaaataatgttaataatcataataataattttgtctatatatatattatacgctATATTAGtctatattatgtaattacaggctaattatttataattatacaactatttgtaatatttcaaatatttaattgaatatttaatttaatttattctttattgacttttaattgatttatgGGACTTACCTGAAAATGAAAGTAGCCCGACAATGTAAACATACAAGTGGACATTACTGACGCGCTAATGAACAATAGTAATTTCCTTCCGGTGCGTTCAATCATGATAGTTGAGAAATACGTAGCGATCACTTGTACAGTACCGACGATCACCGACGATGTGCTTGAGTTTAGAGATGAACCCGCGCCGTCAAAGATTTTCTTTGCGTAAAATATCAGAGTGTTAACGCCGGAAAGTTGCTGGAATACCATTAAACCTGAAAACTcatcaaattaaataactgataaaattccatactttttattctcGTTATATAAGTGGCATAactctataaaattaaatttaaggaTTGAAATAAtgcgaatttaataaaataaataaaataatttatttaatgcattaaataaattacgcaatgcaaattattttaataggaacatataataaataaattagattagATTTCGCTTAATGTACGATTCATTTACCGAGTGTAATGCAAATCGCTTTTTGATAATTTCTCAAGTCCATAATGCTAGCTCTGGATGCTCTCATTTCTGAGGCATGGAGCTCCAGTCTGGTCAACTCCGCTTCGGTGTGATATTGTGCCCCTCTAAAGTGTTTTAACACGTCATTCGCTTCATTTTTCCGACCTTGCATGACCAGCCACGCCGGTGATTCCGGTATGAACGGGAAAGAGATCAAAAGCAAAGCTGGTGCCACGGAGCACAGTACCGCAATAACGTGCAAGCTATCGGTAAAAGCTGCAAATCATTGTGTCACGCTTATCATTTCAGAAAGGCAGGTATGTATATTCTAAAACTTTCGACTCCAATTTTAATATCACGTCTGTCATGACGGTCCTTACACAGTCTGTTCAGTCTCTGGTgcaactttaattttaatcgactactatattattaattaaaggtTCTATCGTAATTTGCGAGTTACATGGGCAAGTTAGAACTTTGGTTAATGCTGCATTGCTACTGTCAGTCACTCACTGTCAGTCAGGTGGATCTGAAATGTAGTTGAAACATTTGATATTTTGTGCATTCATGCATGACGAGTTACGAGAAGTGCGCAGCGATAACCGCATCAACCAGGATTCTAACTTGCTCATTTAGCTTGAGAAACATTGACTGTTATTACTAGTTTTGACCAATGCAACGGAAGATACGtgtatatacacgtacacatgcaTATACAGTGATAACACAGTCACAACAGTTTATCTAACATGCTTCTAAACTCTGTTGTGTCTATAATATACTAATGGCACATTGTTTAATCCTGTTTGTAAAAGCGTGACATTTTACCGGTGGCATATGCGAAGAGAATTCCAGCAGTAATTTGCAACTGAAAAATAGTGCCAAGCAAGCCCCTGATGCTCTGCTCGGCGATCTCGGAAGTGAACATGGGAACAACGACGGATGCCGCACCGCATGCCGCCCCAGCCACAAACCGAGCCAGAAAAACCCTTTCGATGGAAAAACTCGATTACGTAACTTTAGTAGAAAATCAATGAAACCGCAAACTAAAATCGCTTCCGCCGGCTGAGAAACGTAGCCAATGCAGTTGATGGATAAAACGCGACCGGCAGCGGCCTTTGATATTTGATTAGGATCTTTACGCTATTtggaataatttattcttccGCACAAATTAGTAtgactaaataaaaaaaagatttaaatatatatactatctctttaaacgtaaaataattttgatataacataaaaattttacatttttttcataatattttttcattgtaatacagaattaattaatgatacaaataatgaattattattaaaataattaattactgtatcatcgaaaataatgaataataaatttttaaaataaaattcacgccaaaattaaatttccttaCCATATTTTACTCTGCGCGAATCCGATAATGTACCAACACAGAAATAAGGGCACGGTTGTCGCCCAGATCGTTTTCTTCCGACCGAATTTATCCGCCAGCATTCCTGCTGGTATGGTGAGCGTTATAGCACCGAGCGGGACCAAAGAGGAAATCCAAGAGCCTTCCTGGTCGCTGACAGGCAGCGTGCCGTTCTTGTTGTAGAGCGGCAAGGCGGACGACGTCCATGACAAATACGTGCCAATCGAAAAGGCGGCGAGCGTCGCTGAACAATGAACAATATAGTGGATATCAGAGACATTTCACCCCATATGTTCTGACGAATATCTTGGTGTTAAAAGCATTCCGTGTTCTTCGAGAGTTAGCTCTACGCTGGTCTTAACATTTTCCGCTCAGAATTCACCACGGGCACGTCGGTGCGGCCGCGAAGTTAAATTACGTAGCCAAGAGATGTCTATCGAGAGAACTAGTTTCAATTACGGCACGAATTCTCGACAATTAAATTAGGACGCTCGAGGATTGATGCGGCCATTGCGCGTGAAAGTTCGAGTTTTTGAAGACTACTGTAAAGGTTCCCAAGGgagacaataaaataattccagATTACATTTATACGCGTAGACCTGTAATTCTCTCACGAGATTTAAAAGTCTTCGCATCTTGGGCATTCACGCGTTTTTCGACGGTGTTGTCTCACGATCGCAAACATCCGCGCGTATAAATCGAAGTGCAACGCCACGTTTGCGTGGATTAAGAGCAAAACTCACCCACCAGCACTCCCACGTATTGCGAGTATTTCGAGGCTGgtcgctcgcgcgacgatTCCTCGTCGTTCTGCGCAATTAAAGCCATTGTGCGTTCGCACGGACAATTT encodes the following:
- the LOC105274718 gene encoding facilitated trehalose transporter Tret1, whose translation is MALIAQNDEESSRERPASKYSQYVGVLVATLAAFSIGTYLSWTSSALPLYNKNGTLPVSDQEGSWISSLVPLGAITLTIPAGMLADKFGRKKTIWATTVPLFLCWYIIGFAQSKIWVFLARFVAGAACGAASVVVPMFTSEIAEQSIRGLLGTIFQLQITAGILFAYATAFTDSLHVIAVLCSVAPALLLISFPFIPESPAWLVMQGRKNEANDVLKHFRGAQYHTEAELTRLELHASEMRASRASIMDLRNYQKAICITLGLMVFQQLSGVNTLIFYAKKIFDGAGSSLNSSTSSVIVGTVQVIATYFSTIMIERTGRKLLLFISASVMSTCMFTLSGYFHFQNSHDLSEVSWIPLLSFAIFIVIFSIGFGPIPWIMVGELFMNNVKSAASSATAICNWTLAFLVTKCFQDMVDLMGISSSFATFGLISLIGTVFVSFMVPETKGKSVEEIQIELYGREIGSRENQ
- the LOC105274726 gene encoding octopamine receptor Oamb isoform X1; its protein translation is MRELNATACAALYDGVEWYSVWNVVTLIVLAIVDVMVVLGNILVISAVFCTTKLRNVTNMFIVSLAVADLMVGVAVLPFSATWEVFKVWIYGDIWCSVWLAVDVWMCTASILNLCAISLDRYLAVTRPVSYPQIMSTTRARVLIACVWVFSFVICLPPLVGLRDKRSHPTYNMTFPLYSPSNTTTILVPIKPCPWICELTNDTGYVIYSALGSFYIPMLVMLFFYWRIYNAAVSTTRAINQGFRTTKASKMLGTRFDQQRLTLRIHRGRGSDHNGSNNGNSRSPESSSRSSVKREKIKISVSYPSTETLNTKCNTLERTPSRCSQISVHYSNGQTQTQLCPTSRNTHLKVGGVNRVGSSKRPSRRSSCESQVTGDELSLREMTPSSEEKPRVMKLGKRNIKAQAKRFRMETKAAKTLGIIVGGFIVCWLPFFSMYLLRAFFPNSIHPTVFSVLFWLGYFNSAINPCIYALFSKDFRFAFKRIICCKCCMQRANTLRRGSDGSQLAMRNERSPSYSIRVAQQGTSIDDSDPDPSSEPTHSQSESR
- the LOC105274726 gene encoding octopamine receptor Oamb isoform X2, with amino-acid sequence MRELNATACAALYDGVEWYSVWNVVTLIVLAIVDVMVVLGNILVISAVFCTTKLRNVTNMFIVSLAVADLMVGVAVLPFSATWEVFKVWIYGDIWCSVWLAVDVWMCTASILNLCAISLDRYLAVTRPVSYPQIMSTTRARVLIACVWVFSFVICLPPLVGLRDKRSHPTYNMTFPLYSPSNTTTILVPIKPCPWICELTNDTGYVIYSALGSFYIPMLVMLFFYWRIYNAAVSTTRAINQGFRTTKASKMLGTRFDQQRLTLRIHRGRGSDHNGSNNGNSRSPESSSRSSVKREKIKISVSYPSTETLNTKCNTLERTPSRCSQISVHYSNGQTQTQLCPTSRNTHLKAKRFRMETKAAKTLGIIVGGFIVCWLPFFSMYLLRAFFPNSIHPTVFSVLFWLGYFNSAINPCIYALFSKDFRFAFKRIICCKCCMQRANTLRRGSDGSQLAMRNERSPSYSIRVAQQGTSIDDSDPDPSSEPTHSQSESR